The proteins below are encoded in one region of Williamwhitmania taraxaci:
- a CDS encoding DUF6261 family protein — MIIRRFYPYRMRTGEVQTFGSRVLKSIESFDLAGLMLLVLFNKLKDSVELLTQVLVKYQEIEKTKALKASDEVRGNAFLAFRKSLASIALRRNKEKATLANKLLDFIRQYGWDIQNMTYAEESSHLTDLIKNIKASPEQMAAIAALGLTDHLEEIQVAQQEFEAILMDRDQSDASQLEINGSNTSKVVKP, encoded by the coding sequence ATGATTATTAGAAGATTTTATCCTTATCGGATGCGTACGGGCGAAGTGCAAACCTTTGGTAGCCGAGTCCTGAAAAGTATTGAATCGTTCGATTTAGCCGGCCTCATGCTGCTGGTGCTGTTCAACAAGCTAAAAGATTCCGTAGAACTACTCACGCAGGTTCTGGTGAAGTATCAGGAAATTGAAAAAACGAAGGCGTTAAAGGCCTCGGATGAAGTGCGCGGCAATGCTTTTTTGGCGTTCCGCAAGTCGCTAGCATCCATAGCCCTTCGCCGCAATAAAGAAAAAGCAACCCTTGCCAACAAGCTGCTCGACTTTATTAGACAGTATGGCTGGGATATTCAAAACATGACCTATGCCGAGGAATCATCGCACCTCACCGACCTTATTAAGAACATTAAGGCTTCGCCCGAGCAAATGGCGGCTATTGCTGCCCTAGGCTTAACCGATCACCTAGAAGAGATACAAGTTGCGCAGCAAGAATTTGAGGCAATACTTATGGATAGGGATCAGTCCGATGCAAGCCAGCTCGAAATAAACGGAAGCAACACCAGCAAGGTGGTAAAACCTTAA